The following proteins are co-located in the Pseudoalteromonas sp. N1230-9 genome:
- a CDS encoding ATP-dependent nuclease — MHIERINLQNFRSFGPEGQSIAVDPDLTTLVGANGTGKTVLMQALQRMFGISNEQRTIRRQDFHIPSLEEETPSKRTLTLEAIVAFPELDDEDEDHSVIPDFFHHMSVTDEGGKLKCRLRLDAEWEDDGSIDGYITSQFRAVTTWGEPEDADFHNVRPADRSRIQLIYVPATRCAVSQVSAFLKGRLWKAINWSEKVRSSFIQKATELNESFEGENAISTVTVKLTGRWQELHSAGTDSTPKFRPVDLRFEEFVRKVEVLLHPDESGRDRSIDELSDGQSSLFHIAMTSATLDVETEILAQPESEDFLGADLPLPSLTILALEEPENNLAPYYLSRIISQISSLVNGLRAQAVLSSHSPSILARIQPTQVRHFRLATESNTTVVRRLTLPDEENEAAKYIQQAVRAYPELYFAKVVVLGEGASEEVILPAISEAMGIPIDKCFVAMVPLGGRHVNHMWRLLTDLQIPFITLLDLDWGRHGGGWGRIKNAVAKLIEYGIPAENIFTQGVHPDGVSENLAEFDTFGRDDYAFMSRWVSYLRQPRFNLYFSSPLDIDFSMLKAFPEQYRIAPDESSTGPSSRGEPGDAVMGDEGNPEFYADDLLNLRWYRYLFLGRGKPSTHIRVLGTISPEQLAQNAPEELRALVQSIHAALQS, encoded by the coding sequence GTGCATATCGAGAGAATAAATCTACAGAACTTTAGAAGTTTCGGGCCAGAGGGGCAGAGCATAGCTGTCGATCCGGATCTAACCACTTTGGTTGGAGCTAATGGCACTGGGAAAACGGTCTTAATGCAGGCCTTGCAGCGCATGTTCGGCATATCAAATGAACAACGGACGATTCGCCGCCAGGATTTTCATATTCCCTCTTTGGAAGAAGAAACACCCAGTAAGCGGACTCTCACGCTTGAAGCCATTGTCGCTTTTCCTGAACTGGATGATGAAGATGAAGACCACTCTGTGATACCAGACTTCTTTCACCATATGAGCGTGACTGATGAGGGCGGCAAGCTGAAATGCCGTTTGCGTTTGGATGCGGAATGGGAAGATGATGGTTCAATAGATGGGTACATTACGAGCCAGTTTCGCGCGGTTACGACATGGGGTGAGCCAGAAGATGCGGATTTTCACAATGTGCGCCCAGCGGATCGTTCTCGAATCCAATTAATTTACGTACCTGCCACACGATGTGCAGTTTCCCAGGTATCAGCCTTTCTGAAAGGTCGGCTTTGGAAAGCTATTAACTGGTCAGAGAAAGTACGGTCATCTTTTATTCAAAAGGCTACAGAGCTGAATGAATCCTTTGAGGGTGAAAATGCGATTAGTACCGTTACTGTAAAGCTCACAGGCCGTTGGCAGGAGCTGCATTCTGCCGGCACTGATAGTACACCGAAGTTTCGTCCAGTCGACCTACGTTTTGAAGAATTTGTTCGTAAGGTAGAGGTACTGCTGCACCCTGATGAAAGTGGTCGCGATCGGAGCATTGATGAGCTAAGTGATGGCCAAAGTTCGTTGTTTCACATCGCCATGACTTCAGCCACTCTTGATGTTGAAACCGAGATCTTAGCTCAACCAGAGAGTGAAGATTTTCTAGGTGCAGACTTGCCATTGCCCTCATTGACTATTTTGGCACTTGAGGAGCCGGAGAATAACCTAGCCCCATACTATCTATCTCGAATTATAAGCCAGATCAGCAGCCTAGTGAATGGCTTAAGAGCTCAAGCCGTACTATCTAGCCATTCGCCGAGTATTCTCGCCAGGATCCAACCAACGCAAGTAAGACACTTCAGGCTAGCAACAGAATCAAACACTACAGTTGTTCGTCGACTGACTTTACCTGATGAAGAGAATGAAGCTGCAAAGTACATCCAGCAGGCGGTGAGAGCCTATCCAGAGTTGTATTTCGCTAAGGTCGTAGTTCTCGGGGAGGGGGCTTCCGAGGAGGTAATTCTTCCTGCTATATCAGAAGCGATGGGAATACCAATTGATAAGTGTTTTGTCGCTATGGTTCCATTGGGGGGCCGACATGTAAACCACATGTGGCGTTTGCTTACAGATTTACAGATCCCCTTTATCACGTTACTCGATCTGGATTGGGGGCGGCACGGCGGTGGCTGGGGAAGGATTAAGAACGCAGTCGCCAAGTTAATAGAGTATGGAATACCGGCTGAAAATATTTTTACTCAGGGAGTGCATCCTGACGGGGTATCTGAAAATTTGGCTGAGTTTGATACTTTCGGTCGTGATGATTATGCATTCATGAGTCGTTGGGTTAGCTATCTTCGTCAGCCCCGTTTTAACCTATACTTCTCCAGCCCATTAGACATTGATTTTTCGATGCTAAAAGCATTTCCCGAACAATATCGGATTGCTCCCGACGAAAGCTCTACTGGGCCATCTAGTCGTGGAGAGCCAGGTGATGCCGTCATGGGCGACGAGGGAAACCCTGAATTTTATGCTGATGACCTGCTTAATCTGCGCTGGTACAGATACCTGTTCTTAGGAAGAGGTAAGCCTAGCACGCACATCCGAGTGCTTGGAACTATTTCGCCAGAACAGTTGGCCCAGAATGCACCAGAAGAACTGAGAGCTTTAGTTCAGTCTATTCACGCAGCTCTTCAAAGCTAG
- a CDS encoding AAA family ATPase — translation MDISPITEFKHEKRMVPLTIPYESDYYENTFTVIVGKNGVGKSRLLSNMVSEFVTTNKSPQGYEDLYNFDLHSRNERRVIAVSTSPFDKFKLPPKNRIKESVVRTNYRYIGMRSGGPYGISSISLISSATKGIMERFLKNEGYGRLKDVFHTLGFLPEARLIFKPNFRFNVNSIKLDRTISERNSFEIEWLKDLYIEVGPRALEGLNELNEKDVYRIRKALIDLRPLFVYEKAISVDIDFDHGEAFSINKEVFHNIEFLESINILLNYDLIRLMDMKLHKREYGDMSLRRASSGEQCMLVMMLGIAGHINDSSLIFIDEPEISLHPKWQEEFMSLLIRTFSQYRSCQFFIATHSPQIVSQLEGKNCFVTSLTKNEIFPSSYFNDRSSDFQLAELFDAPGSRNEYITRLAFSLLSKIKSRKAAGENEVKELDKLLVLCNAISQNDPTLELVKSVEEIVKHYASY, via the coding sequence ATGGATATTTCTCCAATAACGGAGTTCAAGCACGAGAAAAGGATGGTTCCCTTAACTATCCCGTATGAGAGCGATTACTATGAGAACACTTTTACTGTCATCGTAGGAAAGAATGGTGTGGGTAAAAGTCGTTTGCTATCAAACATGGTTAGTGAGTTTGTGACAACTAACAAATCGCCTCAAGGTTATGAAGACCTCTATAACTTTGATTTACATAGCAGAAACGAACGTCGTGTCATTGCTGTATCAACAAGCCCATTTGATAAATTTAAGTTGCCACCAAAGAATCGAATCAAAGAATCTGTTGTTAGAACAAATTATAGATATATTGGCATGAGATCTGGCGGACCCTATGGGATCTCATCGATTTCGCTAATTTCCTCTGCCACAAAGGGTATAATGGAAAGGTTTCTCAAAAATGAAGGTTATGGCAGGCTAAAAGATGTATTCCACACTTTAGGGTTTCTTCCTGAGGCGCGACTCATATTTAAACCGAATTTCAGATTTAATGTGAACTCAATTAAATTAGATAGAACAATTTCAGAAAGAAATAGCTTCGAAATTGAATGGTTAAAGGATCTTTATATCGAAGTTGGACCGAGAGCCTTGGAAGGTTTAAACGAATTAAATGAAAAGGATGTCTACAGAATAAGAAAGGCATTAATTGATTTGCGCCCTCTTTTTGTTTATGAAAAAGCGATATCAGTTGATATAGATTTTGATCATGGTGAAGCATTTAGTATTAATAAGGAAGTCTTTCACAATATTGAATTTTTAGAGTCTATTAACATTCTTCTAAATTATGATTTGATTCGTCTTATGGATATGAAGTTACATAAGAGAGAGTATGGCGATATGTCTTTGCGTCGCGCCAGCTCTGGAGAACAATGTATGCTGGTTATGATGCTGGGTATTGCGGGGCATATAAATGATTCTTCATTAATATTTATAGATGAGCCTGAGATTAGTCTGCATCCAAAGTGGCAAGAAGAGTTTATGTCTTTATTAATCAGAACATTTTCTCAATATCGATCATGTCAGTTCTTTATTGCAACACATTCGCCTCAGATAGTTTCTCAGTTAGAAGGGAAAAATTGTTTTGTCACTTCGTTAACAAAGAACGAAATATTCCCATCGTCGTATTTCAATGATAGATCTTCTGATTTTCAGTTAGCAGAACTTTTTGATGCCCCGGGCTCAAGAAATGAATATATAACTAGGCTGGCATTTTCTCTACTATCCAAAATAAAGAGTAGGAAAGCGGCTGGTGAGAATGAGGTTAAGGAACTAGATAAATTATTAGTATTATGTAACGCAATTAGCCAAAATGATCCAACCTTAGAACTTGTTAAATCGGTAGAGGAGATAGTTAAACACTATGCCTCTTATTAA
- a CDS encoding HNH endonuclease, giving the protein MPLINNTICFSGDDNALIEDKLRLATFSHLDWSANELMPIRSKIRNFYRDEQRGVCAYCKDDVSLRSASNAHVEHIAPKSLYLSFMFEPKNLCVICADCNEIKRNQEVMNEAVDTFSNNVKSYPRSSGAFKIVHPLFDNYDEHILKKGRVYIDRSTKGAFTIGVCKLNRYFHEFGVDDEFVNDEELVGQMNEYIGSQSTLQKAGILNRLRDILFNL; this is encoded by the coding sequence ATGCCTCTTATTAATAATACAATTTGTTTCAGCGGAGATGATAACGCACTCATCGAAGATAAACTTCGATTAGCTACTTTCTCTCATTTGGACTGGAGTGCAAACGAATTAATGCCTATTCGCAGTAAAATTAGAAATTTTTACAGAGACGAACAAAGAGGAGTTTGCGCTTATTGTAAAGATGATGTATCTCTAAGATCTGCCAGCAACGCTCATGTTGAGCATATAGCTCCCAAGTCTTTGTATTTATCTTTTATGTTTGAACCAAAAAACCTTTGTGTTATCTGTGCTGATTGCAATGAGATAAAAAGAAATCAAGAGGTTATGAATGAAGCAGTTGATACGTTTTCCAATAACGTTAAGAGCTACCCGAGATCTTCAGGCGCTTTCAAAATAGTCCATCCATTGTTTGATAATTATGATGAGCACATCTTGAAAAAAGGTCGTGTATATATCGACAGAAGCACAAAAGGTGCATTTACCATTGGTGTTTGTAAGCTAAACCGCTACTTTCATGAGTTCGGCGTAGATGACGAATTTGTTAATGACGAGGAATTGGTTGGCCAAATGAACGAATACATTGGCTCTCAGAGTACACTGCAAAAAGCAGGGATATTGAACAGGCTACGAGATATACTATTTAATTTGTGA
- a CDS encoding NADAR family protein gives MKQYDIRNVVAFKKTTEKWGELSNMCAGFSVVVNNIPVRSVEALYQACRFPDLPDVQRKILEQSSPMTAKMVGKPHIAETRKDWDQVRVLIMKWVLRVKLAQNWDAFAKVLLETADKEIVELSNKDPFWGAKPLEGSIFLGVNALGRLLMELREHIKANNKENFMSVAPLKIDNFKLYGKSISFVYEADKKKIEPPQSNMFDI, from the coding sequence ATGAAGCAATACGATATTAGAAACGTAGTCGCATTTAAGAAAACAACTGAAAAATGGGGAGAGTTATCTAATATGTGTGCAGGCTTTTCTGTTGTGGTGAACAATATCCCAGTCAGAAGTGTAGAGGCATTGTATCAGGCTTGTCGCTTTCCAGACTTGCCTGATGTTCAGCGGAAAATTTTAGAGCAAAGTAGTCCTATGACGGCAAAAATGGTAGGAAAGCCTCACATAGCCGAAACGCGTAAAGATTGGGATCAAGTCAGAGTCTTGATTATGAAGTGGGTTCTTCGCGTAAAGCTAGCTCAAAATTGGGACGCCTTTGCGAAAGTTTTACTTGAAACTGCTGATAAAGAAATTGTAGAACTATCTAATAAAGACCCTTTTTGGGGGGCTAAGCCATTAGAGGGGAGTATATTTTTAGGCGTAAATGCTCTTGGGAGGCTTTTAATGGAACTAAGAGAGCATATTAAAGCTAATAATAAAGAAAATTTTATGTCAGTGGCTCCGCTTAAAATAGATAATTTTAAGTTATATGGCAAAAGCATTAGCTTTGTCTATGAAGCTGATAAAAAGAAAATTGAGCCACCTCAGTCGAATATGTTTGATATTTGA
- a CDS encoding phosphoribosyltransferase-like protein — MTNEELCLSIATVISNYRNGEFGEYDKAHVWRWVEQFDVDERQIVLQETNRILKKNFISRESFNKLVDAIISSQVVYGENKDNYWNSVSLLEIQRKGSSQKELNDIFCSKLSEVYNIDNIINCESREYLYIDDFIFSGGRVYSDLSFWLRETMPNECRICIVTIGWYLYGQYSLKKRLEALISLLGINVELEFCSFTNRRLENRLFRKDFSEVFWPTSCVEEIPEVVNYIEEHGYDPQYRVENGIKNSVFSRPRREEYEKILLKHGLKILGFSKNNSRVVKPLGYHQFNEFGFGSTIFSFRNCPNNNPLVFWWGDPEAPDWHPFSKWYPLLQRDTYGD, encoded by the coding sequence ATGACAAATGAAGAACTATGTTTAAGTATAGCAACTGTTATCTCAAACTACCGCAATGGTGAGTTTGGTGAATATGATAAGGCTCATGTATGGCGGTGGGTAGAGCAATTTGATGTAGATGAAAGGCAAATAGTACTACAAGAAACGAATCGAATTTTAAAGAAAAACTTCATCTCTAGAGAGTCATTCAACAAATTGGTTGATGCGATTATATCTTCACAAGTTGTTTATGGTGAGAATAAAGATAATTATTGGAATTCTGTTTCACTATTGGAAATTCAGCGCAAAGGAAGCAGCCAAAAAGAACTGAATGATATATTTTGCTCCAAGCTGAGTGAAGTATACAACATAGATAATATAATTAACTGCGAATCAAGAGAATATCTATATATTGATGATTTCATATTTTCAGGCGGGAGAGTCTATAGTGATTTGAGCTTCTGGCTTAGAGAGACAATGCCTAATGAGTGTAGAATATGTATCGTAACTATTGGCTGGTACCTATATGGTCAATACAGTTTAAAAAAACGACTAGAAGCCCTGATCTCTTTACTGGGGATAAACGTTGAGCTTGAATTTTGCTCATTTACAAATCGTCGACTTGAAAATAGACTTTTTCGTAAGGATTTTTCTGAGGTCTTTTGGCCGACATCTTGTGTCGAAGAGATTCCAGAAGTTGTAAATTATATTGAAGAACACGGTTATGATCCTCAATACAGGGTTGAAAATGGTATTAAAAATAGTGTTTTTTCAAGACCTAGAAGAGAGGAGTATGAAAAAATACTTCTGAAACACGGTTTGAAAATCCTTGGCTTTTCAAAGAACAATAGTCGGGTAGTTAAGCCGCTCGGCTATCATCAGTTTAATGAATTTGGGTTTGGTTCAACCATATTTAGTTTTAGAAACTGTCCAAATAATAACCCTCTAGTTTTTTGGTGGGGAGATCCTGAAGCACCTGATTGGCATCCTTTCAGTAAATGGTACCCTTTGTTGCAAAGAGATACTTACGGGGATTGA